A window of Reinekea marina contains these coding sequences:
- the rplP gene encoding 50S ribosomal protein L16 — MLMPKRTKFRKMMKGRNRGLALRGSKVSFGEYALKATGRGRITARQIEAARRAMTRHIKRGGKIWIRVFPDKPITQKPLEVRQGKGKGNVEYWVCQIQPGKVLYEMEGVSEEIAREAFALAAAKIPIATTFVKRQVM, encoded by the coding sequence ATGTTAATGCCTAAACGTACGAAATTCCGCAAGATGATGAAGGGCCGTAATCGCGGTCTTGCACTTCGCGGAAGCAAAGTAAGCTTTGGAGAATATGCACTTAAAGCAACTGGCCGTGGTCGTATTACTGCCCGTCAGATTGAAGCCGCACGTCGTGCTATGACTCGTCATATTAAACGTGGTGGTAAAATCTGGATTCGTGTATTCCCAGATAAGCCGATTACTCAGAAGCCTCTAGAGGTTCGTCAGGGTAAAGGTAAGGGTAACGTTGAATACTGGGTATGCCAGATTCAACCAGGTAAAGTTCTATACGAAATGGAAGGCGTTAGTGAAGAGATTGCACGCGAAGCATTTGCTTTAGCGGCTGCAAAGATTCCTATTGCTACTACATTCGTTAAACGACAGGTGATGTGA
- the rpsC gene encoding 30S ribosomal protein S3, giving the protein MGQKVHPTGIRLGITKDHNSVWYAGSDTYSKKLLNDIEVRSFLEKKLEKASVSKIVIERPAQNAKISIHTARPGIVIGKKGEDVEVLRQELTAMMGIPVHINIEEIRKPDLDSKLVAHSIAGQLERRVMFRRAMKRVMQNAMRGGAQGIRVQVSGRLGGAEIARAEWYMEGRVPLHTLRADIDYATAEANTTYGIIGIKVWIFKGEVLGGIEEVRANAKAKAAPKKNAKR; this is encoded by the coding sequence ATGGGTCAAAAGGTTCATCCGACTGGTATCCGACTCGGCATCACTAAAGACCATAACTCGGTCTGGTATGCGGGAAGTGATACGTACTCGAAGAAACTATTGAACGACATTGAAGTTCGTAGCTTTTTAGAGAAGAAATTAGAAAAGGCTTCTGTAAGCAAGATCGTTATTGAACGACCTGCTCAGAATGCGAAAATCTCAATTCATACCGCTCGTCCAGGTATTGTGATCGGTAAGAAAGGTGAAGATGTTGAAGTATTGCGTCAAGAATTGACAGCAATGATGGGCATTCCTGTCCACATCAACATCGAAGAGATTCGTAAGCCAGATCTTGACAGTAAGTTAGTTGCCCACTCTATTGCGGGTCAGCTAGAGCGCCGTGTAATGTTCCGCCGTGCGATGAAGCGCGTTATGCAGAACGCTATGCGAGGCGGTGCTCAAGGTATTCGTGTACAAGTAAGCGGCCGTTTAGGCGGTGCTGAAATTGCTCGTGCAGAGTGGTACATGGAAGGTCGCGTACCTTTGCATACCTTACGTGCTGATATTGATTATGCTACTGCCGAAGCTAATACCACTTACGGTATTATCGGTATTAAAGTTTGGATTTTCAAAGGTGAAGTTTTAGGCGGTATTGAAGAAGTACGCGCCAATGCGAAAGCAAAAGCAGCACCTAAGAAAAACGCGAAGCGATAA
- the rplV gene encoding 50S ribosomal protein L22, translating to METQAVMRGARLSAQKGRLIADLIRGKSVAEALDILTFSPKKGADLVKKVLESAVANAEHNNGADVDELNVSTVFVDEGMTMKRIRPRAKGRADRILKRSCHITVKVAEQN from the coding sequence ATGGAAACACAAGCTGTAATGCGCGGTGCGCGTCTGTCTGCTCAGAAAGGTCGTCTTATTGCGGATTTAATCCGTGGTAAGTCGGTTGCTGAAGCTTTAGACATTCTAACGTTTAGCCCTAAAAAGGGTGCTGACTTAGTAAAGAAAGTTCTTGAGTCTGCAGTTGCAAACGCTGAACACAATAATGGTGCAGATGTTGACGAACTAAACGTCTCTACTGTCTTCGTTGATGAAGGCATGACTATGAAACGTATTCGTCCGCGTGCTAAAGGCCGTGCAGACCGGATCTTAAAAAGATCTTGTCACATCACGGTTAAAGTTGCCGAGCAGAATTAA
- the rpsS gene encoding 30S ribosomal protein S19 encodes MPRSLKKGPFVDLHLMKKVEAALEAGEKRPIKTWSRRSTIFPEFVGLTFAVHNGRQHVPVFVTEDMVGHKLGEFALTRTYKGHAADKKAR; translated from the coding sequence GTGCCACGTTCACTTAAGAAAGGTCCATTTGTAGACCTGCACTTGATGAAAAAGGTAGAGGCTGCACTGGAAGCGGGCGAAAAGCGACCTATCAAAACTTGGTCTCGTCGCTCCACAATCTTCCCAGAATTTGTTGGGTTGACCTTTGCAGTCCATAATGGCCGTCAACATGTGCCTGTGTTTGTAACCGAAGATATGGTTGGACACAAGTTGGGTGAGTTTGCACTTACTCGTACTTATAAAGGCCATGCTGCGGACAAGAAAGCTAGGTAA